Within the Nitrosococcus wardiae genome, the region CAGAGTATGGCGATGCGCACCTGAATGGGAAGTGAATCGGTGGGTTTGCCCCTGTGGGCGAGCTGCGCACATCCCGATTCGCCCTCGACGAATCGGTCGCGGTACTCAATTTACCCTACAAGTAAGATGAGTGCTCTCAGACTATTTTTTTGACGCCCTTTGTTTGCAGGGAGGGCGGTAGCGTGCCTGGGATGGGGAGGTAGATAACAGAGTGGTCATGCAAAATGCGATGACGGTGGATGTGGAAGATTATTTCCAGGTCTCGGCCTTTGAGAACATTATCGACCGTAAAAATTGGACCAAACTTCCCTGCCGGGTCGAGCAAAATACTGATCGAACACTAGAATTATTCGCTGAACATAATGCGCGGGCCACATTCTTTATGCTCGGATGGGTTGCGGAACGCTATCCAGCCCTGGTACACCGTATTGTGGATGCTGGGCATGAGCTCGCTAGCCATGGTTATGCCCATGTACGAGTTACTCAGCAGGATCCTAAAGAGTTTCGAGAGGACGTGCTACGAACTCGAAAATTGCTGGAAGATACAGCAAGCACTTCGGTGATTGGTTACCGGGCAGCAAGCTATTCCATTGGTCGTCATAATCTGTGGGCCCATGAAGTATTGGCTGAAGTGGGCTATCGTTATAGTTCCAGTATTTACCCCATCTACCATGATCTCTATGGTATGCCAGAAGCGCCTCGTTTTGCCTTTTATACTCACCAAGATAGGCTTTTAGAAATCCCCGTCAGCACAATGAAGTTGGCAGGACGTAAACTACCTTGTGGTGGGGGCGGCTATTTTCGTCTTTTTCCTTACTATTGGTCCCGCTGGGCACTGAGGAGAGTCAATCATCAGGACGGTAAACCTTGTGTTTTTTATTTCCACCCGTGGGAAATTGATCCCCAACAACCGCGCATACCAGGAATTAATCTCAAGACCCGAGTTCGCCATTATCTTAATTTGAACCGCATGCAGGAACGGCTTGCCTGTTTGCTACGGGATTTTCAATGGGGGCGGATGGATCAGGTGTTCTTAGAGCAACAGAAATAAAGGTGTCAGGCTTACTACTCTTTGTACGGATATGTGGCTAAAAGCAGAATCTAGGATCAATGATATAGAAACGAGAACCATGGAAGTTCGCCGGTTGATCCCTGAGACTGTTGGCCGCTGGGAAGCTTTCGTCGAGCATTGTCCCGAGGCTACTTTTTTTCACCGTTCCGGCTGGAAAAATGTGATTGAACAGGCTTTCGGGCATCAGACCTATTTTCTCTATGCAGAAAAAGAAGGGGAAATTGAGGGGGTTCTCCCCCTGGGGCATATCCGCAGCCGGCTTTTTGGCAATGCCTTGATTTCAACTCCATTCTGTGTCTATGGCGGTATCGCTGCCGTTAGTCAGGCAGCCCGAACCGCACTGGAAAAGGCTGCTGAAGAGCTGGCGGTTCAGCTGAATGTGGATTACCTGGAATTCAGGAACCGCTCCCATTCTCAGACTCATTGGCCTGTGAAAGAACTTTATGTCACTTTCCGTAAGACGATGGATCCGGATCCTGAAAAAAACCTTCAAGCTATTCCCCGCAAGCAACGGGCCATGGTGCGCAAAGGAATCCAGGCTGGCCTGGTGAGTGAAATCGATGATAACCCAGAGCGGTTTATTGCGGCCTATTCGGAAAGCGTTCGTAATCTGGGGACGCCGGTATTCCCACGAAAATACTTTCAGATTATAGGTAAAGAGTTTGGCAACGATTGTGAAATGCTCACTGTGACCAAGGGTGGCCGCACTATCAGTAGCGTACTGAGCTTTTATTTTCGTGATGAAGTGCTTCCTTATTATGGTGGTGGTACAGAGGAAGCGAGACGGTTCAAAGGCAATGATTTTATGTATTGGGAGCTTATGCGGCTTGCCTGTACTCGAGGTATCCGGATATTTGATTATGGACGCAGCAAAAAAGGCACCGGCTCTTATAGTTTCAAGAAAAATTGGGGATTTGAGCCAGAGCCTTTATTTTATCAGTATCGACTAGTCAAGGCAGACAAAATGCCGGATATTAATCCCTTAAATCCTAAATATCGTTTGTTTATTGCCCTATGGAAACGTTTGCCGCTGCCTGTGGCTAATATCATTGGCCCTCAGATCGCCAAGAACCTGGGGTAGCTCTTTGTGGTTGATCACGCTGTGAAGCAATTGTTATTCCTTGCCCATCGGATTCCTTATCCCCCCAATAAGGGAGACAAGATTCGTTCTTTTAATTTGCTTAAACAACTGGCGAAAGATTATCGCGTCCACCTGGGGGCTTTTGTTGATGATGTGGACGATTGGCGGCATGTGTCAGCGTTGCAGGAGATATGTCAGGAGGTTTATCTAGTTAACCTGCGGCCTCGGTTACGAAAACTGAGAAGTTTATCTGGATTCATCACTCGTGAGCCTCTGAGCTTGCCTTATTATCGAGATGCTCGAATGCAAGCCTGGGTCGATCAGAAATTGAGACGCGACAAAATTTACCAACTATTCGTGTACTCCTCCACCATGGCGCAGTATGTGCAGAATAAAAATAATAATGAATTGCACCGGGTGATCGATTTTGTCGACGTAGATTCTGAAAAGTGGCGCCA harbors:
- a CDS encoding FemAB family XrtA/PEP-CTERM system-associated protein, translating into MWLKAESRINDIETRTMEVRRLIPETVGRWEAFVEHCPEATFFHRSGWKNVIEQAFGHQTYFLYAEKEGEIEGVLPLGHIRSRLFGNALISTPFCVYGGIAAVSQAARTALEKAAEELAVQLNVDYLEFRNRSHSQTHWPVKELYVTFRKTMDPDPEKNLQAIPRKQRAMVRKGIQAGLVSEIDDNPERFIAAYSESVRNLGTPVFPRKYFQIIGKEFGNDCEMLTVTKGGRTISSVLSFYFRDEVLPYYGGGTEEARRFKGNDFMYWELMRLACTRGIRIFDYGRSKKGTGSYSFKKNWGFEPEPLFYQYRLVKADKMPDINPLNPKYRLFIALWKRLPLPVANIIGPQIAKNLG
- a CDS encoding XrtA system polysaccharide deacetylase; translated protein: MQNAMTVDVEDYFQVSAFENIIDRKNWTKLPCRVEQNTDRTLELFAEHNARATFFMLGWVAERYPALVHRIVDAGHELASHGYAHVRVTQQDPKEFREDVLRTRKLLEDTASTSVIGYRAASYSIGRHNLWAHEVLAEVGYRYSSSIYPIYHDLYGMPEAPRFAFYTHQDRLLEIPVSTMKLAGRKLPCGGGGYFRLFPYYWSRWALRRVNHQDGKPCVFYFHPWEIDPQQPRIPGINLKTRVRHYLNLNRMQERLACLLRDFQWGRMDQVFLEQQK